A single Phragmites australis chromosome 4, lpPhrAust1.1, whole genome shotgun sequence DNA region contains:
- the LOC133916025 gene encoding myb-related protein 306-like has translation MGRPPCCDKEGVKKGPWTPEEDLILVSYVQDHGPGNWRAVPANTGLMRCSKSCRLRWTNYLRPGIRRGGFSDKEDKLIVHLQALLGNRWAAIASYLPDRTDNDIKNYWNTHLKKKLLVPQQQQQRASPPTPSKGQWELTLQTDIDLARRALREALSVDAAGPTGRTTSPALSADEQAVQAYARNVSRMPDAWSVPAGKSRGGSPATPTPRAAESASGSTSDLTECSGSSAPTNCAARVAEPLFRREADAAAGDVPLSAIESWLLEDEGGEHQPAQEGLLLDTALHNFAL, from the exons ATGGGTCGGCCGCCGTGCTGCGACAAGGAGGGCGTGAAGAAGGGGCCGTGGACGCCCGAGGAGGACCTCATCCTCGTCTCCTACGTCCAGGACCACGGCCCCGGCAACTGGCGCGCCGTCCCAGCCAACACAG GTCTGATGCGGTGCAGCAAGAGCTGCCGGCTGCGGTGGACCAACTACCTCCGCCCGGGGATCCGGCGCGGCGGCTTCTCCGACAAGGAGGACAAGCTCATCGTCCACCTCCAGGCGCTCCTCGGCAACCGCTGGGCCGCCATAGCATCCTACCTACCCGACCGCACCgacaacgacatcaagaactACTGGAACACACACCTCAAGAAGAAGCTGCTCGTgccccagcagcagcagcagcgcgccTCGCCGCCAACGCCGTCCAAGGGGCAGTGGGAGCTCACGCTGCAGACCGACATCGACCTCGCCAGGCGCGCCCTGCGCGAGGCTCTCTCCGTCGACGCCGCCGGCCCGACGGGGAGGACCACGAGCCCGGCGTTGTCGGCCGACGAGCAGGCAGTACAGGCGTACGCGCGCAACGTCTCCAGGATGCCGGACGCGTGGTCGGTGCCAGCTGGGAAGAGCCGCGGCGGCAGCCCGGCGACGCCGACGCCCCGCGCGGCCGAAAGCGCGTCCGGGTCGACGTCGGACCTCACCGAATGCTCCGGCTCCAGCGCGCCTACCAACTGCGCTGCACGTGTGGCGGAGCCGCTGTTCCGGCGCGAGGCGGACGCGGCAGCCGGGGATGTGCCGCTGTCGGCGATCGAGTCGTGGCTGCTGGAGGACGAAGGCGGCGAGCACCAGCCGGCGCAGGAGGGCCTGCTGCTCGATACCGCGCTGCATAATTTCGCCCTCTAA